ACCAAAACTTGTAAAACTCTATAGATCGGTTGTTAGACTTAACAAAATTAAACCCTCCGTTGGGACTGTTGCTCTCTATATCTGTTGAATTGCCAGAAAAGTGATCGCAGGCTATCTGGAAATCCATGTCCTTATAAAAGTGTGGAAATGGATCTCTGAACCACATGATATCAGCATCCTGTAAGATGGTAAAGAAAACAGCCATAGGGTATAGATGAGATCCACTTTACAAAGCTGACTACTTAAGCAAGAATATGATACAACTATGACATCTATAAGGAGCGAGACAGAATCTTATGGCTAGGTTGATGAGGTAAATTGCTACATATTTAAATCACAGATTTAAAATCATGACAACACCATGCAGTAGAATATAGATACCTTCACATATATAGAGATAAGAGTAATAAATATATTGGAGCAAATGAAGAGCAAGCAGATAAAGCTTCAGAAATAAATTACGAGGGCTTATGGTGTATGTGTTGGATGTTGAAAATGATAAGAAAGGTCAAGTCTTTTCAGCCTAATCACATTATAATCCTCAAGTCAGGTTTCGTGGTACTAACatgtattaaaatattacagtTCTGGAGGCTTCTACCCGACTATTGTTCATTCAGACTTCAGAGCATTGTGGCGATCAAAATGTTATTTTTAGGCTTAGCCAAGTAGCCAACCCCAAAGAGCAGTTTATCATATCCTAGAGCCCTTGTTTGTTATGGCTAGCAATGTCTTAAATATATTCTTCAGTTCTGATAATTTATAATTCCTTTGCATTTTTCAATTCAAGCAAGATTATCTCCAGCTTGGAAGTTCTAGGCTTCGAAAGGGCTTTTCTAACTAATCTAACTCCAGATACTGCAGAGTACATCCCAATTCCCAAACACTCATCTCCTATCACTTCAACATATGAGATACAAATCATAAAACACTTTTCAAAAATATCATGAAGCATTTTTCTTATTACTGAATCATATAGTGAGGATTATTGCTACTTTGGTAAGTGGAGCAGAACAAGAGTGCTGTTTGAACATCATTAACATATCAAACGGTGAAGAACTGACTGACATAATCCCCTGTTCCACTCAACACTTGATAATGAGCACttcaaagataaataaatacctatatatgtaaaattttggCAAGTGCTTAAATTATCAGAAAACTGGAACATCCACAAAAATATCAGGCTCATATGCGTACTAGTAAACGTGATATGTGTTCTATGCAAGACCGGATGCACAAATACATAAAGATCAATAGACATTACCGTGAAAACGAAATTGTATCCAATCTCAAGTACATGGCGAAGGAAATCAATCCTCCTCCAcatcattttcaagtaatcatCACTCAAGAAGGCAGCTTCCTGTGAGAAATCAACCCCTTCCGTAGTAAGTGCAAAGCAATGTGAATGCACATCCTTACAACGAGAAAATGCCTTTTTATCTAGCGCTATAACCACCATATGATTCAATAATCTCCGAGTCCCAATACCAATTCTAAAGCTCTCTAAAAAAAGATCAAGAACAGAATTCGGAGTCGTCCAAGCATCATTAGTCGTAGTTAAAATTACTGTATTATCTGGCATAGCAGCATTCTTTAACACTCTCTCGAGCCTCATTTCATCACTGTCCTACACCAATCACACAAAATCAGTACACCAAAAAAGTATCAACTtctgatttaaatataaaaatatcttaatcacacaataccaaactataattaaaatatcCACATAAATTTTGTTCACTAGCCTGTGACATTGCAATTAAATATCCTATACAACCGAAATCATATAGTAATTgatagtaacatatataaattgaagAGCTTAATTTCGTAATTCAGCTGTCGGTCGTTCGACGCAccgacaaaaaataaaaataaaatatatttttcacagTCACGATTCGATATCATCAAAAAAATCCGTTGCACGTGTTATAAGCTAGTACATATAATGCCAAGCAAATACTCTGATCAAATGTGCAAAATCCGAGGAAACGAGCCTAGACTACAGTTCCGACTGAACAGCAAACTTAAATAAGACTAATACAAATATTTGTTATAGAGAGCTCACCGGTGGGGGAGAAGCAACACTAgagaccgaaccgaaccgcgAAGAAGAATCCACAGAGTAAGCTATCGGAAAATCGGCCACGTCAGCAGCTCTAAAGAGAATATAAGCGGAGAGAGACACGCCGACAAAGAAGACAAACCCAATCACGAACCGCCGGAGAGCAGGAGAGGACAAGTAAAATTCCGGCGCCACCATTTCCGATCGTGTTCGAAACTaaagcaaaaaataaaatttaatgaaataaAAACGTAGTTAGTTAGTTAGGTGGTAATAAAATGAAGTTGAAGCGGTGAATAAAGAGGGAGATTAGAAGAATTGCGTGAGTAGATTAGGAACGTcatgtgttttatgtttcagATTATGCGGCTTTGTTTCTTCTTCTCGGTTGTTGTTTTTTGACGTTTGAAATATAAACCATTGTGCGTTTTTTGTTGTCTAAATGGTGAGAGTTATTACCGTCATCTAGAGTCCAAGACTCGAGATCTATCCGGTGATGTGTTCATTTAATCATTTTTGGTCTTAAATTGCAGCATTGAAGTCTGTGCCTGGGCTGTTGCTTATTGGGCCCGTTTGGACAATTATTTGGTCGCTTCTAAGTTTTTATGATACAAAAGTActtcctccatcccattttaagtgtcctgttttgattttcaacggtcaaattgaccaacttTTGATTAAGTATAACGAACAAAttcgttattattttaaaaaactaaaaattacattttatagtatattgtatgAACTTTATagtgacataatttttttttacttttaaaaattatattatatgtgtaaatctcagtcaaaatttggtcaatttgaccattcaaaagtcaaacaggacacttaaaatgggatggagggagtactatttttctagttttgaaaagttaatggatgttatattttttacaCTCCCGCCGTTTTGAAATACATAtcgcttgacttttttgcacgcaaTTCTAAATGTTTTGACCGCAtgctaaaaatcattattttttttaaaaaaaaatttaataaaaatatgtgatatgtatatatttttattttaaaatgaaaatttcaaaaataatgatttttaacaTGCGGTCAAAAGACCTAAAAATACGTGGaaaaaagtcaagcgacctatatttcaaaacagagggagtatttatacTATTAGTAGCGGATactaataacaaataaattctaattgataatatttctcaaaaaatatttttaaaatttattttaggcAAAGATTCTAGTTTAAGAACTATATTTAATTAAGGTCTGGGCATGTTAATAGTAATCTATCAAATATGGAGTAGTAGATAGTGTTGTTTTTTATTTCACGCATGATCTAGTTAGAGTAAAAATATCATGAAGTTTCCAAAATTTAAAGATATCTTTTCAACATCTAATAAATTCTAGAGATTTCCAAAACTATACCAATAACTCAATAAGGTCCAAAGTCTTACGTGGGTTTGTAAGCCCAATAAAATTTGGTTCGGAGCAGTGACCCAttattaacattttaattttcaCGAAGGAGAACGCTCTTCACCTTCTAAAAATATCTGTTGTTATTCTGTCCCGAACTTATTTCTGatttcattttatataattcGATTAATAATTCAGTTttagaaatttcaaaaaaaataattcagttTTATATGATCACCCTCATACAAATTTTAGTATTGATGCAAAATTAGCATCAAcacaaaattaataacaattttttttaggaTTCCAATTTTCAACTATACGACGGAATGACACCGTCGGCCCTATTGAAGACATAAATAAAAATCGGTTacttaactaaaaatatttattcgtAAATGCCATCAAATAGCTCACGAGTGACCAACACAAGACATAAATCAAACACTGACAGGAGCTTGCAAGATGAGATCAACAATCAAGCGactgaaaaatgttacaatatTTAACAGGCAGGTGCATGGCGCGGTTAGGCTCCATTCCGAGAGAAGTTTTGAAAGCACACATGCATTGCATGTCGGCGTTTGAAACCGCTGCACAGCACGCGGTGGAAGGCGGAAGAGGATTTATAGCACGGACAGACAGTTTGCAGGATGATAAATCTTCTGCGGTTGCGCCGCAAAAAGATTCGGTATTGAGGCCGTTTATAGTTATTGGTGCTAAGCTCATGGCTGCAATGAAAACTGAAAGTAATATCGCAAACTTTGTGTATGATTTCATTGTTGATTTGAAAATGCAaagttttttttcttctttgttATGTAATGTGGGATCATATATATAAGAGAGAAGTGAGAACGTTCACAGACGATGagattatggggccgtttgggtgagattaaaataattgctttttgcttaaagtaaaaaagtgaaataaaagCAAGTTaacacttataagttattaaactgtttggaaaagaagtagaagtcgtgaaacaaaagctagtaatcctaacttcttttaagtgcttcttgactttttacagtACAAATAAatgcttttaatttataaatccaAAAGCCGGGCTTATAAGCGGGtgccaaacaccacctataCAAGCACTTATGAGTGATGAGTTGCATGTGGATAAAGGAATATATTGTGCATTCTAGGTTGGCGAGTTTTGCAATTGGCAATATACATATCGGGTTTGGGCAGGCTCGTGGGCTGGTTGGCCATTTGGCCTGGGTGAAGCAATTTGGTCTATTAGCGGAAAATGCATGCATACTTGGTTTTAATTATTACTGACCAGTAATCATTGATTTATAAATGAGGACCGGTCCAGTATTTTAAGTCAATTTGATGATACAGATTACAGACCCACTTGTTTTTTGAGTCAATAATGTTTGTCTCCTCATACTTCATCGGTTTTGAAACAGAcaagttttgattttttgacatatttctagttttgtataatttaaattattattttaaattcttttaaagaaaaatataattaatattttaattcaaagagCTAATTAGAGTTTCTTATCATTAGCTTTGACCCAAAACACACgagtatttataaatttttcttgACTGTCCAAACTTTATAATCCTTTCATTTTGTAACTCGCTTCTCCTTCAAAATTATGGTTAATGTTCTCTATTTGTATTTTTGTGACCTTGTTTGTCttaacttataattcagaaataagtcatttatttatataaaaatatgtatttctttCCAAGTTCAACCCAAATactcaaataaaatatttttcttatttttcagaaatacttTTTTCCTGAATTATTGTTTATCTGAAGTGTGTTTGGGTGAACTTAAGATgtataaattttcatatttgtttatatataaatgatttaaatttaaaagataagGTGAGACAAATCAGTTGAATTCTTTCTAAATCAGCAGAAATCTTCGAATCCAAATGATCTTCCTAAATAGTGACAAAAAGCATCGATTTCAATGTACTTTTGTATACAAAGCATATATGATATAcctgaagaaagaaaaataggAAGGGAAAGGAAAGAAAGAGTACAGCATGTACCAGAAATATTTGAAGGAGTAGTCTTTTAGATCAAAAAGGAGTTGAATTGAACACTTGAAACAGTACCTACAAGAGTACATGAAAGTAGGTGAATCATAAAAATGCCGTTGAAAGTAGATTTTACTCAATAATATTTCCCCAGCCCTAGGCTATGAGCTAGTtataagaagatgaagaagcaaAGTGAGAAGGGTTGGCTAAACATTAGACCTGTGAAAGGCATGAATCATGACCCAGATCAGGAACAGCATTCATTGCTGCCTGCAGTTTGATGGATATATCAGGAAGCAGCTAATAGTGCATGGTCCACTAGTCCAGCTCCAGCCTATAAGTATATCAAAGGAGTAGCTGCTTAACCATCATTCCCATTTGGTCATAAAGTTCCTTGATTCATCTGAGATCTTCTGGGTTTGCTTAAGACCCAAATTCATGCATAAATGGGCTGCCTACGTACACACACATACCGAGACTCGAGAGGCagttaaatttgataaaaagatGGTCTTTCTTTGTGCATTCATGTTTGACTTATCAGTTCAGTTCTTTCCTCACTGGATTTATGAATTTACTGCTAGGTTTGGTTTCCTCTCTATACAATGAACACAGGAGAATCGAATATGTGATTTATCGTATACTGGATAAAAACCTAAGCGCCTCATGTAGTTATATTTGAACCTGTTTGGCAGAGCTACTTGAAACTTAACATGACTTATGACTTTACGTGACTTATGTGATAAGCTGATAGTTTAAAATGTCTGACtgaaaaaaatgatttatgggtaacttatgatttatgggtaatttttatcaaaaaaaattcaaaaaaatgcacttaaaaaagtaactcaaactaacttctgactttaagccgactttttattacacaaacaaacatttttcagtttaaagtcaGAAATGATTTAATTAAGCCCGAGCTTTAAGCCCAGGCAAACAGGCTCATTGTCTGTCTGTGTAGGTTTACAtgcaatataaatatttctagTTATGCTAAGCTAAAAGAGAATGACCACATTAAAAGGCTTGTTTTTCTTGGTTGCAACTTACATAAGGTAGAAATCAAGATGGTAAAAATATTCTGGAGTCAGTAGTACATTAACACTACAATCTGAATTATCTAATAGCGGAAACTGGggatttagaaaaaattatgctTCCTTCTTCTAATGTTTAGGTGTCACATAGTGCAATAGATAGATTTAAGCTAAGGTTTGGTTTTCCGGAAGAAGTGCCGTGGCAAGAGCTGAAGTCATGCCTACTATATGAAGAAGAAATAGTTTCACTGATCTCGCTCACTGAAGAAACATTGCTTCTCTGAGTGCAGGGATGTTGCAACGAGAGCGATAATGACAATCCACAGCCTCCACCATCCTCAGCCTCATTTTGGTGCTTATCTTCGGAACTTTCAAGCTTGCAGCTTCTTAATGATGAGCATGTTTTATCTTCCTCTTCAGAAACCTGCAACATAATACATTACTTGAAAGTCTTAATTTAGTTACCAGATGCTTATTGAATTTTTGACTGCACTGGAAATGCCCTATAGGTTTTGGCTTGTACTATCATTTTGAAGCATAAAGTGGTTGGCCTACAAAATAATGTGAGCTTCTTCCATATTCTGCAAGTAAACTGATCCAGTGCATTTAAGGGCAATTTTGGGACCCAAGTAATGGCCTCAGCAATAATATAACTGGACCACAATTGCACAAGTTTTTACCACTCAAGTCATCTAACCTATCTTATTATCTAGTACATACATCTTGTAGAATATTCCAGGTATTGAGaatgatttatgatttttacTTGACTTTTGCAAATGTCACATATGATAGATGGAATATATTTTTGAACTGCATTTTTGCACCACTGAGCTATGTAGCAAGAATTTCACAGTGTTTTCATAGAATGTGCTTTCCACTTAGAGTGGATCTCATATCACATAAGATCTGGTGACAATGATATTTATTACCTCAgtagaaaatttcaaaatttatctctTTGGTCAGTAAGTAAAATAGATTTAATCAAAGTTGAAGCTACCAAGTAGTATTAGACTATAAGCATCAGAAGCAACAATAGGAGCTAGAAATTAAGTAGTGCTAGGATGCTACAAGCCCACATTTATAAACTTGATATACTGGTAGCAAAAAATGTGAGTATGGATTTTGGTATACACCATCAAAGAAGGAAAGCATGCTATATGACTAGAGTTGAAACACAAAAGGGTTGTGCTACAAAACCAAAATTATGAACATGCTACATTAAAAGCTGCTAAAAAGCAAGAATAACAGTGAAAGTGATATACCTATAcatacaaatttataaaatgtgTACCTTAAAGAAATCAGATTCTTCCAGCACTGCATTTGCATGGTTTGCAAAGGGACTGATGTTGTTAAAGAGGTCATGTGGCAGAGAGAAAGCTGTGGCCATTGGAGCTGCTTGGCTTCTGTAAAAACTTAATAAACCTTCCTTGTTTACCTCACTTTTTTCTCCAGCCAGCTGCATATAATCATCAAAATAGTACTGATCTCTTGTGAGTAGTGTCTCACTTATTCTTTGGCTGCAATGTTGCAGGCTCTGATCTGCTGAGTTACAACTCATTGCATCAATTCTTGCTCTGAGAAAAGGGAAAACATAATGTGTAAAGCTAATATACAAAAAGAACTTGACAGGTAAAACAAGACCAGAAGACAAAAGAAAGGAGAAGGTGATAAAAGTAAAGATTGCATCTTTTTGTTCTTggcataatttttttgatacttGAGATGTTTAAAATGAGCTCACCTTTTTGTTTGTGGGGCTTTAGGACTCATGAAAAAGATTTGATCTTTAGAATCTGATTCCTCAGTACTGAGGTTTGTTAGCAGCAATGAAGCATACTGATCAGACCCAGTTGCTTCTTGATCAATATAGCCATCATAATGATCCTCAAGAGATTGTTTTCTTCTTTGATGAATCAAACTTTCATCTGTCATTATTTcacaaagtaaaaaaaaaatatcaagatttttatttGGTATGATGAGAAATGCCAAAAGTAGAAGATATAAAAGGATAGTGGTTGATGTTTTGGTGATGTATTATGCTGGGGGAACAACTTGAATTAGGAAAACAATACAAACTATAATAAATGAAGTGGTGTATTCTGGGTCATTGCCAAAATATATGTAGAACACAACAGGATAATCAATATTGATCTGAGACTACAATAAGTACCAACCAAGAGTAGAAATCCACTTTCACACTCACCTAATATACACATCATGTCAAAAATGGAGCTAGTCTGgttaaaaaatttacaatttttgAGTACCTTTGTTGATGCCATCATCACTCTTCATGCTCCTATACATCTGTGTCAAGAAGATAAGAGAGAATGATAAGAACTAGTCTTGCAAAGAAACAGTAGAATGGTTAGTGAAAGATGAAAAACCTGGAGATGGCTTTTGACATGTGAAATAGTGAGTCCTCTTACATCCATCATCTGAAGAACAAGCTTTGGAGTAGCCTCTGTGTAGGAGGTTGAAACAAAGCATGCAGAAACAAGAATCTTAAAGCACTAGAAAAGGCCAGGAGAGTGCATGGAAGAAGAAGAACAGAAAAGAAGAATGATGATGGTTTCATTGACTTACTTTCTTGGCCTCCAAGCCTTTGAATGGCTTGAAGAAAGCAGTGGTGAAGATCAGGAGTCCATCTCAAGCGAGGCACTTTTGACCTTATGTATGGTCTCACCGCACCATTTCTTCCACAAGAACtcattcttgatctctctctctctctcccccgtccctctctctctctctctctcgccaaTGGGGGTGTATAAAGCAACAGTGTGAAATGGGTAGAAAGAGACAAGGAAGAGGGGATATAAAAGAAGAGGAAAAGGAAGGGACGGAGAATAAAGTAGAGAAGGAGTCTGTTAATTCTCTTTGACAAACAGAGAAAGGAGAGGTGTTTTATTTATCTGAAAAAATGATCCACTTTCTCTGTTTGTTGTTGCTATTATCCCCTGCCTATATTCTGAGCACCTGCTGCTTTTCTGCAACACAAATAAATTCGAAACGAGAAAATTTCATCACGAgttttctgatttttcttaatttttcgcCAACCGAATCAAGTGcaccaaatatataaatttgaccCCTGCCCTCTCTCTCTAGAATCACAAAACGCCAAGCTCCTCATCATCACAGCACAGCCCatcatatatatgcatatgCATTCTATGTACAGTAGTAGTTCATGGATTAATGTTTGACCTTTCGTGGTACAGTCCTAATAATTAAGGTAAGGCCCTTACCGTAAGGGGGCCGCTGGGATGTCAAATTTTATGGAGATCCCGATTCAATTGTATTTTATCGATTTCTTTTGGATTTGGATCTGATTTAATATCTTTTAACATAAAATACATCTatttacattataataaattaatatagtttATTCTTTAACAGTaataacatttttaaaataaattgagatGTTAATTATATCacaattataaaaactaaattaaaattagttttaattttaaaaagataattaatatggtaattttttattttaattgtttaagaGATGAATTATAACTCAATAGATAAAAAGTGTGGAAAGTGAAACCAAATACCTAGGATGGGGAAAGGGGTATGAGCAATATTGAATAAATCCATTACTAAAATAAGGAAAACAAAATGATGACTTTTACGAAATAAATCTTATAAAGGGAATGAATGAGACTGattctcttttccttttctaATTACCCCTCACCAAACTGTCACTTGTCACTGTATTTAAAAATGAcgtaatgtattttggttgaaaaatatcacatgtgatttattaataactatattcaataatattttatttt
This genomic window from Daucus carota subsp. sativus chromosome 7, DH1 v3.0, whole genome shotgun sequence contains:
- the LOC108195397 gene encoding myb family transcription factor MOF1; this encodes MSSCGRNGAVRPYIRSKVPRLRWTPDLHHCFLQAIQRLGGQEKATPKLVLQMMDVRGLTISHVKSHLQMYRSMKSDDGINKDESLIHQRRKQSLEDHYDGYIDQEATGSDQYASLLLTNLSTEESDSKDQIFFMSPKAPQTKRARIDAMSCNSADQSLQHCSQRISETLLTRDQYYFDDYMQLAGEKSEVNKEGLLSFYRSQAAPMATAFSLPHDLFNNISPFANHANAVLEESDFFKVSEEEDKTCSSLRSCKLESSEDKHQNEAEDGGGCGLSLSLSLQHPCTQRSNVSSVSEISETISSSYSRHDFSSCHGTSSGKPNLSLNLSIALCDT
- the LOC108193918 gene encoding uncharacterized protein At4g15970 — encoded protein: MTFRTRSEMVAPEFYLSSPALRRFVIGFVFFVGVSLSAYILFRAADVADFPIAYSVDSSSRFGSVSSVASPPPDSDEMRLERVLKNAAMPDNTVILTTTNDAWTTPNSVLDLFLESFRIGIGTRRLLNHMVVIALDKKAFSRCKDVHSHCFALTTEGVDFSQEAAFLSDDYLKMMWRRIDFLRHVLEIGYNFVFTDADIMWFRDPFPHFYKDMDFQIACDHFSGNSTDIESNSPNGGFNFVKSNNRSIEFYKFWYSSREKYPGLHDQDVFNRIKLHPFLTDIGLKMRFLDTAFFGGFCQPSEDLNKVCTMHANCCIGLDSKIHDLRIMLEDWRQFLSLPPTLKISSTSSWSVPQNCSLEALHHHNQTLEEDTSQAEETLQ